DNA sequence from the Leptospira limi genome:
GCCAATTGGGATCCCAATGGAAGTACACAAAATTTAAAATCGATTGATCGAAATTGTTTTGTTTCCTTTATGAGGTACGGAATTGTATCAGAGTGTAATTCTGAATTGGTATCACTAAATGGGGTTGGACAGGATTCATTCGTTAACTTTGGTGATTGAGTCCGGAGTTGTTCTAAAATGGCAGTGACACCTGAGATCATCGCCATAGAAGGATTTTCAGCTTTCATATTGGGGATGATGATTTCATCAATAATACGTTTTGCAATTAAATCAGTAAGAATTGATTCTAGTCCATAACCAACTTCAATCCTTACTTTCTTTTCGTTTGGAGCAAGTAACAACAAAATTCCATTGTCTTTGTCTTTTTGCCCGAGTTTCCATTGTTCAAAAACAGCAACTGCCTCTTTTTCAATCGTACTTTCTTTTAAACTTTCTGTAATATAAACCACAACTTGATTGGAAGTGATTTTTTCCTCTTCCAGTAAAATGGTTTCTAGTTTTGATTTGGTATCAATTGGCAAATATCCACTTGGATCAACCATGGGTCCTGTGAGTTCAGGATAAGAACCAAAAGGCATTTTACATGAAAGAATACTAACGAAAGTTAGAGTGAAAAATAGTTTTCTCATACATTAAAAATTATTTTTCTTTTGGAATTTCTTGGATGAATAACCAGATGAATCCATCTTTTACTTTGCCAAGTCCCAAGTATAACCAATAGAAAGGATATCCAATTGGTCCGGGTTGGTATTCTTTTTGAACAACTGGTTCCCATTTTTGCCTTACATGAACGGTAACAGTGGAGAGTTGGACTGCTTGGGATAAATATTTAAGTTTTCCTTCCCAACGTTCTATGGATTCAGATACTTTATTCAGTTCGGCTTCTACTTTTAATGTTTCTTCCAAAGTTTTGGCAGTCTTTAAAATTTCTAATAACCGAGTCCGCATCTTCTGTGCATTTTCTAATCGTATCTCTGTATCCAAATAATCTTCTGTAACATCTTTGGCAGAAACATCTTCAGAATAATTATGTGATTCCTTTTTTAAACTGCTGAGAAAGTTTTTTAGATTTTCCTGCGGGATTTTTAACTGGATGGTACCTTGGGAACTGTATTGGAGTGCATATCCTCCAAACGATTCTGCCAATTTGATGATTTCTAATACTTTTGGTTCAATTTCCTTTGATTGTAAATTCACAACAACAGTATAGATCATCATCCTTTTTTGGGATTTGTTTTCTTGTGGTTTGCTTTCAGGTTTTGGAGAGGAAGAAACACCTGGTGAGGCTTTGGATTCCTCGTATTCATCTCCCGTAATCCGCGAGGCATATTCTCGTTCGCTGCGACTCGCACTAGAACATTGGATGTGTAAGAGTAGTAAGGTGAGAAGGAAGGAAGAATAAAAAATTGAAATCGAGTTTGGTTTCATGGTTTGGTTGGATACTGAATCTAATCGATCCAGAATCCAACTTCAAACCTTTTTTAAACGCCGATTTGTGATTCTAAAAAGCGACCATACCCTCGTTCTTTTCCTAGTCCAGCGACGGGTTTACCACCATCCACTGCCAGTTTTCCATTGATGAATACTTTTTTGATAGTTTCATCGTTACGACGAACCCATCGTTTAAAATCCTCCATAAACGGCATCGGAGCCTCAACGTCTTTCGCTAAAGAGTCGTCCAATTTGTTTGGATCAATGAGGACGAGGTCAGCACGTTTTCCTTCTTTGATATAACCTGCATCAATTCCAAACCAATCACCAATTTCACCAGTAAGTCTATGAACAGCTCTTTCTATACTCATAAATGGTTTGTTTTCCAATTCAGCATCTCTTACTAGTTTTAACATACGAAGAGGAAAGTTATAATGTGCCATTCCACGAAGGTGAGCACCAGCATCTGAAAATCCGATGAGAATGTCTGGATAGGAAACTATTTTTTGGAGTGGTTCCTTTCTATGGTTAGCCATGACAGTATACCACCTAACTTTGTTTCCATGTTCAGCGACTAAATCTAAAAATGCTGTCACAGAATGGACACCTCTTTCTTTCGCTACATCATCGATTGATTTACCGATAAGGGATTTGTCTGGTGCATCAACAATTTTTGTTTCTCTAAAGTTTCTATGGAACACTCGAGGTAAAAACCAATTTGTCCATTGTCTTTTAAACCAAGATCGATAGTTTGGATCCTTCATTAGTGTTTTACGTTCCAATTCATCTTCAATATGGTTTGCTTTTGCACCAGCTGCAAACTCTTCAAACACAACCACATCCATCCCATCGGCATACAGATCAAATGGTTCAGGAAGAGCTTGGAATCGAAAGTCAGATCGGAAAAGTTTATTTGTAATCCTTCCAATCACTCCTAATAATTTATACAAACCTGGATCAAATTTTACATCCATTAGGGAGATGATGGTTGTTTTTAGTGGTTTTCTAAAAATACCAAATGCTTCTTTTAAAAACATCAAAACATTGATTTTGGTGGAAACGTTTGGAACCCCTTGGAAAATTTTTCCTCGTTTCCTAAGAGTTTTATTTAAAAATTCGTATTCACTCCAACTAGCAAACGTTGAAGGTAGTGGTCTTGAACGAAACCGGGAACCATCCATTTTATCCCAAACAAGTGTATTAATCGATAAACCCATAAAACCAGCATCCAATGCTTCTTCTAAGTGTTGGTTCATTTTATCTAACTCTTGTTTGGTTGGTTTCTCTCCTTTTGTTAAAGATCTTTCTAGTCCCATGACATGAGCACGGATTGCTGAGTGACCTGCAAAGGATGTTACATTGGGTCCTAAAGGAAGATCGTTTAAATGTTTTTTGTATTCAATGGCAGAGTTCCAATTTTTTTTACTCTCTAATATCGATAATACATTTTTTCTAGGGATTGCTTCTACACGGCTAAACATATCAGCAAGGTCTGTTGGATCTCCCACTGCCAAACTCAATGAACAACTTCCAAGAGAAATCGTTGTAATTCCATGTCTTACAGATTCAGAAAGATCTGGAGCCATTTCAATTTCAGCATCATAATGAGTATGAAAATCGATAAAACCTGGAGTGAGCCATTGGCCTTTTGCATCAATGACTGTTTCTCCTGGTTTTGCACTCAATTCAGTTTTAGAAATCGTCTCCACAATTCCGTCTTTGATCCGCACATCTCCAATAAA
Encoded proteins:
- a CDS encoding N-acyl-D-amino-acid deacylase family protein, whose translation is MAETLIKQARIFDGSTNPSFIGDVRIKDGIVETISKTELSAKPGETVIDAKGQWLTPGFIDFHTHYDAEIEMAPDLSESVRHGITTISLGSCSLSLAVGDPTDLADMFSRVEAIPRKNVLSILESKKNWNSAIEYKKHLNDLPLGPNVTSFAGHSAIRAHVMGLERSLTKGEKPTKQELDKMNQHLEEALDAGFMGLSINTLVWDKMDGSRFRSRPLPSTFASWSEYEFLNKTLRKRGKIFQGVPNVSTKINVLMFLKEAFGIFRKPLKTTIISLMDVKFDPGLYKLLGVIGRITNKLFRSDFRFQALPEPFDLYADGMDVVVFEEFAAGAKANHIEDELERKTLMKDPNYRSWFKRQWTNWFLPRVFHRNFRETKIVDAPDKSLIGKSIDDVAKERGVHSVTAFLDLVAEHGNKVRWYTVMANHRKEPLQKIVSYPDILIGFSDAGAHLRGMAHYNFPLRMLKLVRDAELENKPFMSIERAVHRLTGEIGDWFGIDAGYIKEGKRADLVLIDPNKLDDSLAKDVEAPMPFMEDFKRWVRRNDETIKKVFINGKLAVDGGKPVAGLGKERGYGRFLESQIGV
- a CDS encoding DUF4349 domain-containing protein; the protein is MKPNSISIFYSSFLLTLLLLHIQCSSASRSEREYASRITGDEYEESKASPGVSSSPKPESKPQENKSQKRMMIYTVVVNLQSKEIEPKVLEIIKLAESFGGYALQYSSQGTIQLKIPQENLKNFLSSLKKESHNYSEDVSAKDVTEDYLDTEIRLENAQKMRTRLLEILKTAKTLEETLKVEAELNKVSESIERWEGKLKYLSQAVQLSTVTVHVRQKWEPVVQKEYQPGPIGYPFYWLYLGLGKVKDGFIWLFIQEIPKEK